A region of Pyxidicoccus parkwaysis DNA encodes the following proteins:
- a CDS encoding S1 family peptidase, protein MQRDLGLTEAQVHRRLAFEAKAPQLEKGLRQQLGAKFGGAWLDKDGGQLIVGVTDEASAAKVRQAGALPQRVARSQAQLERVKADLDANVKALSPAIHSWYVDLPTNTVVVFADPSSQTKLRADAFIASSSGATDGSIRVVPSTQAPQLAYDVRGGDPYYFSNYRCSIGFSVNGGFVTAGHCGGAGTPTTGYNGVALGTIQASVFPGNDFGWVATNGSWTTQPWVYNYNGGNVIVSGSQEAPLGASICRSGYTTGWRCGTLDAKNVTVNYSNGPVYGLSRSSACADGGDSGGSFISGNQAQGVTSGVAGTCSNGNPPQTFFQPINPILSTYGLTLRTNGGGGSGASFVSRWNGKCIDVPNSNFSDGVPLQMWDCNGTNAQKWTWVNGTLQAGGKCMDVAWASTASGTAIQLANCNGNAAQQFVLSGAGDLVSVLANKCVDIKDWNSASGARLIIWDCAGTANQKWDYR, encoded by the coding sequence ATGCAGCGTGATTTAGGCCTCACCGAGGCGCAGGTTCACCGCCGGCTCGCCTTCGAGGCGAAAGCTCCGCAGCTCGAGAAGGGCCTGCGCCAACAACTCGGCGCGAAGTTCGGCGGCGCGTGGCTCGACAAGGATGGTGGCCAGCTCATCGTCGGTGTCACCGATGAGGCCAGCGCCGCGAAGGTACGTCAGGCCGGTGCGCTGCCTCAGCGCGTGGCGCGCAGTCAGGCGCAGCTGGAGCGCGTGAAGGCGGACCTGGACGCCAACGTGAAGGCGCTCTCTCCGGCCATCCACTCCTGGTACGTCGACCTGCCCACCAACACCGTCGTCGTCTTCGCGGACCCGTCCAGCCAGACGAAGCTGCGCGCGGATGCCTTCATCGCGAGCAGCAGCGGCGCGACGGACGGCTCCATCCGCGTGGTGCCCTCCACACAGGCGCCGCAGCTCGCCTATGACGTTCGCGGTGGAGACCCGTACTACTTCAGCAACTACCGCTGCTCGATTGGCTTCTCGGTGAATGGCGGCTTCGTCACCGCGGGCCACTGTGGCGGCGCGGGCACGCCCACCACGGGCTACAACGGCGTGGCGCTGGGCACCATCCAGGCGTCCGTCTTCCCGGGCAATGACTTCGGCTGGGTGGCGACCAATGGCTCGTGGACGACGCAGCCGTGGGTCTACAACTACAACGGCGGCAACGTGATTGTGTCGGGCTCGCAGGAGGCGCCGCTGGGCGCGTCCATCTGCCGCTCCGGCTACACCACCGGCTGGCGCTGCGGCACGCTCGACGCGAAGAACGTCACGGTGAACTACTCCAACGGCCCCGTGTACGGCCTGAGCCGCAGCAGCGCGTGCGCGGACGGCGGTGACTCGGGTGGCTCGTTCATCTCCGGCAACCAGGCGCAGGGCGTGACGTCCGGCGTGGCGGGGACGTGCTCCAACGGCAACCCTCCGCAGACCTTCTTCCAGCCCATCAACCCCATCCTCAGCACCTACGGCCTCACGCTGCGCACCAACGGCGGCGGCGGCAGCGGCGCGTCCTTCGTCTCGCGCTGGAATGGCAAGTGCATCGACGTGCCCAACTCCAACTTCTCCGACGGTGTGCCGCTCCAGATGTGGGACTGCAATGGCACCAACGCGCAGAAGTGGACCTGGGTGAACGGCACGCTCCAGGCGGGCGGCAAGTGCATGGACGTGGCGTGGGCCTCGACGGCGAGCGGCACGGCCATCCAGCTGGCCAACTGCAACGGCAACGCGGCCCAGCAGTTCGTGCTGAGCGGCGCGGGTGACCTCGTCAGCGTGCTCGCCAACAAGTGCGTGGACATCAAGGACTGGAACTCGGCGAGCGGCGCGCGGCTGATTATCTGGGACTGCGCTGGCACCGCGAACCAGAAGTGGGACTACCGCTGA
- a CDS encoding SDR family NAD(P)-dependent oxidoreductase: MDLQLTNKLALVTASTGGIGREIATSLAREGARVILNGRTPASVDAAIADVRARVPGAKLEKLASDNGTAEGTAETIRQFPEVDILVNNLGIYEAVTFFDETDEAWQRLFEVNILSGVRLARHYLKGMLAKKTGRVLFIASEAAISPSPEMAHYSATKTMQLSVSRSLAELTKGTAVTVNTIMPGSTRTEGVAKLVQDIFPGVPLADAERRFMRENRPTSLIERLIDPKEVADFVTYVSSPLASAINGSALRIDGGLVRSVF, encoded by the coding sequence ATGGACCTCCAGCTCACCAACAAGCTCGCCCTCGTCACCGCCTCCACGGGTGGCATCGGTCGGGAAATCGCCACCTCACTCGCCCGCGAGGGTGCCCGGGTCATCCTCAACGGACGCACTCCGGCCAGCGTGGACGCGGCCATCGCGGACGTGCGCGCCCGCGTGCCTGGAGCGAAGCTGGAGAAGCTCGCCTCCGACAACGGCACCGCCGAGGGCACCGCGGAGACGATTCGCCAGTTCCCCGAGGTGGACATCCTCGTCAACAACCTCGGCATCTACGAGGCGGTGACGTTCTTCGACGAGACGGACGAGGCGTGGCAGCGCCTGTTCGAGGTCAACATCCTGAGCGGGGTGCGGCTCGCGCGGCACTACCTCAAGGGCATGCTGGCGAAGAAGACGGGCCGCGTGCTGTTCATCGCCAGCGAGGCGGCCATCAGCCCCTCGCCGGAGATGGCCCACTACAGCGCGACGAAGACGATGCAGCTCTCCGTCTCGCGCAGCCTCGCCGAGCTGACGAAGGGCACTGCCGTCACCGTCAACACCATCATGCCGGGCTCGACTCGCACCGAGGGCGTCGCGAAGCTCGTGCAGGACATCTTCCCCGGCGTGCCGCTCGCGGACGCGGAGCGGCGGTTCATGCGGGAGAACCGCCCCACCTCGCTGATTGAGCGCCTCATCGACCCGAAGGAGGTGGCGGACTTCGTCACGTACGTGAGCAGCCCGCTCGCCTCCGCCATCAACGGCTCCGCGCTGCGCATCGACGGCGGCCTCGTGCGCAGCGTGTTCTGA
- a CDS encoding winged helix-turn-helix transcriptional regulator, whose protein sequence is MKLGNLDLPSDVCRSVGDVLARIGDKWSVLVIVLLKDGSKRFSELRREIGTVSQKMLTATLRGLERDGYVKRTVTPTIPPRVDYELTDLGRDVMVPLNAMANWALSRREQVEAARKAYDKRNKR, encoded by the coding sequence ATGAAACTCGGTAACCTGGACCTCCCCTCCGACGTGTGCCGCTCGGTCGGCGACGTGCTCGCGCGCATCGGCGACAAGTGGTCGGTGCTCGTCATCGTGCTGCTCAAGGACGGCAGCAAACGGTTCAGCGAGCTGCGGCGCGAAATCGGCACCGTGTCGCAGAAGATGCTCACGGCCACCCTGCGCGGGCTGGAGCGCGACGGCTACGTGAAGCGCACCGTCACGCCCACCATCCCTCCCCGCGTGGACTACGAATTGACGGACCTGGGGCGCGACGTGATGGTCCCCCTCAACGCCATGGCGAACTGGGCCCTGTCCCGGCGCGAGCAGGTAGAGGCCGCCCGGAAGGCCTACGACAAGCGAAACAAACGCTGA
- a CDS encoding NAD-dependent epimerase/dehydratase family protein — MNSTANGNVVLVTGGSGYVSGWALVALLKQGYRVRTTVRSLAREAEVRAAVARQVDPGDRLSFFAADLLKDEGWQPAADGADFIVHVASPMGAGDSKGQDLIRPAREGTLRVLRAGAKAGVKRVVMTSSLVTALPPASQGHVAPTDETVWTDLTAKGVNHYTHSKTLAEQAAWDFVRQSGGGMTLATVLPGIILGPVLGRDISASLELVARLLRGEVARLPRLGFSVVDVRDLVDLHLRAMVAPEAAGQRFAGTSNSLWMADMARVLRDRLGTRAAKVPTRPAPDFLVRVAALFNRELRQLTGSLGQRREFTTAKAERLLGWRARPAEESLVDCAESLLREGLA, encoded by the coding sequence ATGAACTCGACTGCGAATGGCAACGTGGTGCTGGTGACGGGTGGCTCCGGGTACGTGAGTGGCTGGGCCCTCGTGGCCCTGCTGAAGCAGGGCTACCGGGTCCGCACGACGGTGCGGAGCCTGGCCCGCGAGGCGGAGGTCCGCGCCGCCGTCGCGAGGCAGGTGGACCCCGGGGACCGGTTGTCCTTCTTCGCGGCAGACCTCCTGAAGGACGAGGGCTGGCAGCCGGCGGCGGATGGCGCGGACTTCATCGTGCACGTGGCCTCGCCCATGGGGGCGGGCGACTCGAAGGGCCAGGACCTCATCCGTCCGGCCCGCGAGGGCACGCTGCGGGTGCTGAGGGCCGGCGCGAAGGCGGGTGTGAAGCGCGTGGTGATGACGTCGTCGCTCGTCACCGCGCTGCCGCCCGCGAGCCAGGGACATGTGGCTCCGACGGATGAGACGGTCTGGACGGACCTGACGGCGAAGGGCGTGAATCACTACACGCACTCGAAGACGCTGGCCGAGCAGGCCGCGTGGGATTTCGTGCGTCAGTCGGGCGGAGGCATGACGCTCGCGACGGTGTTGCCCGGCATCATCCTGGGGCCCGTCCTGGGAAGGGACATCTCCGCGTCGCTGGAGTTGGTGGCGCGGTTGCTGCGCGGAGAGGTGGCCCGCTTGCCGCGGCTCGGCTTCAGCGTGGTGGACGTGAGGGACCTCGTGGACCTGCACCTGCGCGCGATGGTGGCGCCGGAGGCCGCGGGCCAGCGCTTCGCCGGGACGAGCAACTCGCTGTGGATGGCCGACATGGCCCGCGTGCTGCGCGACCGGCTGGGGACCCGCGCGGCGAAGGTGCCGACGCGTCCGGCGCCGGACTTCCTGGTGCGCGTGGCGGCGCTGTTCAACCGGGAGTTGCGCCAGTTGACGGGGAGCCTCGGCCAGCGGCGCGAGTTCACCACCGCGAAGGCCGAGCGCCTCCTGGGCTGGCGCGCGCGTCCGGCGGAGGAGTCGCTCGTCGACTGCGCGGAGAGCCTGCTGCGCGAAGGGCTGGCGTGA
- a CDS encoding LysR substrate-binding domain-containing protein, producing MPRPSLYALQGFVTAARHGNLSRAAKALHLTVSALSHQIRGLEEQLDQRLFVRNARGVELTADGRRLFERVAENLDAIERAMQPYCARRDDVLTLTVLPSLATSWLVPRLPRFVALNPRLEINLQSSVEVVDFEKEMDIDAGLRFGQGPWPGLRSVHLFDDWVTPTASPALIQRMGRPTLKTLERFPLLGSISWGAWFERYGGTPPRRFVANFDDTETLNRAAVEGLGIALGRLTLIRPLVQAGLLVPLFSECLKTDRAHYLVYPQRSDDHAGLAAFREWLLVEASNYTAQGSKPPPTLEAEAAAPTRNGQKRSHR from the coding sequence ATGCCCCGCCCTTCCCTGTACGCCCTCCAGGGCTTCGTGACGGCCGCGCGCCACGGCAACCTGTCGCGCGCGGCGAAGGCGCTGCACCTGACGGTCAGCGCGCTGAGCCACCAGATTCGCGGCCTGGAGGAGCAGCTCGACCAGCGCCTCTTCGTGCGCAACGCGCGCGGCGTCGAACTGACAGCGGATGGCCGGCGCCTGTTCGAGCGCGTGGCTGAGAACCTCGACGCGATTGAGCGGGCGATGCAGCCGTACTGCGCGCGGCGCGATGACGTGCTGACGCTCACGGTGCTGCCCTCGCTCGCGACGAGCTGGCTGGTGCCGCGCCTGCCGCGCTTCGTCGCCTTGAATCCACGGCTCGAAATCAACCTCCAGTCGAGCGTGGAGGTGGTGGACTTCGAGAAGGAGATGGACATCGACGCGGGGCTGCGCTTCGGCCAGGGGCCGTGGCCGGGACTGCGCTCCGTGCACCTGTTCGATGACTGGGTCACCCCGACGGCGAGCCCGGCGCTCATCCAGCGGATGGGACGGCCCACGCTGAAGACGCTGGAGCGCTTCCCGCTGCTGGGCTCCATCTCCTGGGGCGCCTGGTTCGAGCGCTATGGCGGCACCCCACCCCGTCGCTTCGTGGCCAACTTCGATGACACGGAGACGCTCAACCGCGCCGCGGTGGAGGGACTCGGTATCGCCCTGGGACGGCTGACGCTGATTCGCCCGCTGGTGCAGGCGGGCCTGCTGGTGCCGCTCTTCAGCGAGTGCCTCAAGACGGACCGCGCGCACTACCTCGTGTATCCGCAGCGCTCGGATGACCACGCGGGGCTCGCTGCGTTCCGCGAGTGGCTGCTCGTCGAAGCGAGCAACTACACCGCCCAGGGCTCCAAGCCACCGCCGACGCTGGAAGCCGAGGCTGCCGCGCCCACGCGTAATGGACAGAAGCGGAGCCACAGGTAG